In Glycine max cultivar Williams 82 chromosome 15, Glycine_max_v4.0, whole genome shotgun sequence, the DNA window AACAAGCCCAACTGACAAAGGCCTAACGAATCACCCCAAAAGGCACACGAAAGTTTATTTGCACTTTGCCAAAGGCGAAGTGAAAATCGTGTTTTTTTGGTCATGTACAGTTACAGCATTTTGCCTCTGTCGTGAACACAAATAAGTAGTTACATGTCTTTGATCACGATAATTTTATCAATCACATTTGTAGATTAACTTTTATGGCTTTGTggtgacttttttttgtaaagccTTCTATCAGACTATaaccaaaaaaagaagttaaaaacaACTTCAATGTGATTTCTAACtgcattttattataaaataaccataattcataatcatatttaaatgGCCAAACACGAATATATTTCTCACTTGTCATAAGAAACATACCTGAATTAACCAGGGACCACATAAAAGGCCCTCCAAACAGGCATCAATGTACTTGCTCTCTCTGACATGATGCCTCTGTGAGAAGCACTTATTAGCCACCAACCAATTCTCAATTTACAAAGCCTTTGGAACACATTTCCCCAAGgcctatttttcccacaaatgGAGTATCAAGATGAGGATCATTTATGTTTTACTATGGAAGAGTTTGCTCTTGCTACTGAAAATGTTAGTAGCAGGCAAAGGATGAGTAGGAAGAGGAACTATGATGATGACACAAGAGTGTACAAATCAAAGAACCTTGAGATTGAAAGGAGAAGGAGGGAGAAACTCAGTACAAGGCTTTTGATGCTGCGGTCTATAAACCCTATCATCACAAATGTACTTTCTTACTTGATCCTTCTTTATCTTATAGTTTATTCAATATTCAGTTTCAtggtttaatttacaaattattgCATTAATTGTTGGATTGCACTTGattataaactttaatttttgttttagatgaATAGAGGAACAATTATTGTAGATGCTATCACCTACATTGAGAAGCTGCAACACGAAGTCCAGCGTCTGAGCCAAGAGCTTCACCAATTGGAAGCAACTTCAGAGAAAACAGCAGAGGCAAAAGTAGATGAAATTGATGCTGTGGAGGATATGAAGCATTGGGGGATACAGGTCATCTATAATTAAGATCCTCCCTTtgaaaaaagaatgaatagcccTGTACAACTGTTAATTTACTAATGTTACCCCTGTAACTTTCTGCAGGCTGAGGTCAGAGTGGCACAGATAGATGAGAATAAACTCTGGGTCAAGATCATcattgagaagaagaggggaaGATTCAGCAAATTAATGGAGGCCCTCAATAATTTTGGCATTGAGCTAATTG includes these proteins:
- the LOC100793637 gene encoding transcription factor DYT1 isoform X1; amino-acid sequence: MEYQDEDHLCFTMEEFALATENVSSRQRMSRKRNYDDDTRVYKSKNLEIERRRREKLSTRLLMLRSINPIITNMNRGTIIVDAITYIEKLQHEVQRLSQELHQLEATSEKTAEAKVDEIDAVEDMKHWGIQAEVRVAQIDENKLWVKIIIEKKRGRFSKLMEALNNFGIELIDTNFTTTKGAFLITSCIQVKDGERLEIHQSKSLLQEIINDISSKSE
- the LOC100793637 gene encoding transcription factor DYT1 isoform X2 → MEYQDEDHLCFTMEEFALATENVSSRQRMSRKRNYDDDTRVYKSKNLEIERRRREKLSTRLLMLRSINPIITNMNRGTIIVDAITYIEKLQHEVQRLSQELHQLEATSEKTAEAKVDEIDAVEDMKHWGIQAEVRVAQIDENKLWVKIIIEKKRGRFSKLMEALNNFGIELIDTNFTTTKG